A window of the Caldibacillus debilis DSM 16016 genome harbors these coding sequences:
- a CDS encoding TetR/AcrR family transcriptional regulator — MTDPFQKLPEEKKQRIIRAALKEFADKGYEQASTNRIVKEAGIGKGMLFYYFNSKQDLYLYLIDYSFETVKEHYLNRIDDSIEDVIDRLGHVARIKFEFLVRFPEVTLFLGRFILEVEQEWPEPFKKKYEEIYALLQERLYRQKRIDRTKFRDGVDPDKAFQLIKWAMKGYELDLREAFRGKKLSEVDLTPYWQEFDEYLAVLKTCFYK, encoded by the coding sequence TTGACGGATCCGTTTCAGAAACTCCCCGAGGAAAAGAAACAACGGATCATCCGTGCAGCCTTGAAAGAATTTGCGGATAAAGGATACGAACAGGCGTCGACGAACCGGATCGTGAAGGAAGCGGGAATCGGGAAAGGGATGCTGTTTTATTATTTCAACAGCAAACAGGATCTTTATCTGTATTTGATCGATTACAGTTTTGAAACGGTAAAGGAGCATTATTTGAACCGGATCGATGACTCGATTGAGGATGTGATCGACCGTCTCGGCCATGTCGCCCGGATCAAGTTTGAATTTTTGGTCCGATTCCCGGAAGTGACCCTGTTTTTGGGAAGATTCATTTTGGAGGTCGAACAGGAATGGCCGGAACCGTTTAAGAAAAAGTACGAAGAGATCTACGCGCTGCTTCAAGAGCGGCTTTACCGGCAAAAAAGGATCGACCGGACAAAATTCCGCGACGGCGTCGATCCCGATAAGGCCTTTCAATTGATCAAATGGGCGATGAAAGGCTATGAGCTCGATTTAAGGGAAGCCTTCAGGGGAAAAAAGCTGTCGGAAGTCGATTTGACGCCGTATTGGCAGGAATTCGACGAGTATTTGGCGGTTTTAAAAACATGTTTTTATAAGTGA
- a CDS encoding phospho-sugar mutase, protein MEWKQRAERWLRFENLDPELKKQLEEMAKDEKKLEDLFYKYLEFGTGGMRGEIGPGTNRINIYTVRKASEGLARFLLASGGEEKAKQGVVIAYDSRRKSREFALETAKTVGKHGIKAYVFESLRPTPELSFAVRYLHAAAGVVITASHNPPEYNGYKVYGEDGGQLTPKAADELIRYVYEVEDELSLTVPGEQELIDRGLLQFIGENIDLAYIEKLKTIQLNRDVILNGGKDLKIVFTPLHGTAGQLVQTGLREFGFQNVYVVKEQEQPDPDFSTVKSPNPEEHEAFEIAIRYGKKYDADLIMGTDPDSDRLGIVVKNGRGDYVVLTGNQTGAILLYYLLSQKQEKGMLVRNSAVLKTIVTSELGRAIASDFGVETIDTLTGFKFIGEKIKEFKETGSHVFQFGYEESYGYLIGDFVRDKDAIQAALFAAEAAAYYKAQGKSLYDVLMEIYKKYGFYKESLRSITLKGKDGAEKIRAIMDAFRQNPPEEVSGIPVAITEDYLTQKRVDKAAGQTTPIHLPKSNVLKYYLADESWFCIRPSGTEPKCKFYFAVRGDSEAQSEARLRQLETNVMAMVEKILQK, encoded by the coding sequence ATGGAATGGAAACAAAGAGCGGAGAGATGGCTGCGCTTTGAAAACTTGGATCCGGAATTGAAAAAACAGCTGGAAGAGATGGCGAAAGACGAAAAAAAACTGGAAGACCTTTTTTATAAATACCTGGAATTCGGCACCGGCGGCATGCGCGGGGAGATCGGCCCGGGCACGAACCGGATCAACATTTATACGGTGAGGAAGGCTTCCGAAGGATTGGCGAGATTTTTGCTGGCATCGGGCGGCGAGGAAAAGGCCAAGCAAGGGGTTGTCATCGCCTATGACTCCCGCCGCAAGTCGAGGGAATTTGCCCTGGAAACGGCAAAGACGGTCGGAAAACACGGGATTAAAGCCTATGTTTTCGAGTCCCTCCGTCCGACCCCGGAGCTTTCCTTTGCGGTGCGCTATTTGCATGCCGCTGCCGGGGTGGTGATCACCGCCAGCCATAATCCGCCGGAATACAACGGCTACAAGGTGTACGGGGAAGACGGCGGCCAGCTGACGCCGAAAGCGGCCGACGAACTCATCCGTTACGTGTATGAAGTGGAAGATGAGCTTTCCCTGACGGTGCCGGGCGAACAAGAACTGATCGATCGAGGCCTGCTGCAATTTATCGGCGAAAACATCGACTTGGCCTATATCGAGAAATTGAAAACGATCCAATTGAACCGGGATGTCATTTTAAACGGGGGCAAGGATTTGAAGATCGTTTTCACCCCCCTGCACGGTACCGCCGGTCAATTGGTGCAAACGGGATTAAGGGAGTTCGGCTTTCAAAACGTCTATGTCGTTAAAGAACAGGAGCAGCCGGATCCGGATTTTTCCACGGTCAAATCGCCGAATCCGGAAGAGCATGAAGCCTTCGAAATCGCCATCCGCTACGGGAAAAAATACGATGCGGACCTGATCATGGGGACGGACCCGGACAGCGACCGGCTGGGGATCGTCGTCAAAAACGGCCGGGGAGACTATGTGGTATTGACGGGGAACCAAACGGGGGCCATCCTGCTTTATTATCTTTTGTCCCAGAAACAGGAAAAGGGAATGCTTGTCCGAAACAGCGCGGTGTTGAAGACGATCGTCACCTCCGAACTGGGGCGCGCCATCGCTTCCGATTTCGGCGTGGAAACGATCGATACCCTTACCGGATTCAAATTCATCGGGGAAAAGATCAAGGAATTCAAGGAAACCGGGTCCCACGTGTTCCAATTCGGCTACGAGGAAAGTTACGGCTATCTCATCGGCGATTTTGTCCGCGACAAGGACGCCATCCAGGCGGCGCTGTTTGCGGCGGAGGCGGCCGCCTATTATAAAGCCCAAGGGAAAAGCCTCTACGACGTATTGATGGAGATATACAAAAAGTACGGCTTTTACAAAGAGTCTCTGCGGTCTATCACGTTGAAAGGAAAGGACGGAGCGGAAAAAATCCGGGCGATCATGGATGCCTTCCGGCAAAATCCGCCGGAAGAAGTGAGCGGCATCCCGGTGGCCATAACGGAAGATTATTTAACCCAAAAAAGGGTGGACAAGGCCGCCGGCCAAACCACCCCGATCCATTTGCCGAAATCGAACGTATTGAAATATTATTTGGCGGACGAATCCTGGTTCTGCATCCGGCCTTCCGGAACGGAGCCGAAGTGCAAGTTCTATTTTGCCGTCCGGGGGGATTCCGAGGCGCAAAGTGAAGCCCGGCTCCGGCAGCTGGAAACGAACGTGATGGCGATGGTGGAAAAGATTCTGCAAAAATGA
- the manA gene encoding mannose-6-phosphate isomerase, class I produces MMEPIFLQPVFKERIWGGTALRDRFGYAIPSDHTGECWAISGHPHGQSTVLNGEYKGMGLGDLWKKHRKELFGDDQNEVFPLLTKILDANSDLSVQVHPDDEYAGIHENGELGKTECWYIIDCKPGAELVYGHHAKTKEELDYMIKNGEWDRLLRRVPIRPGDFLFVPSGTIHALCEGTLVLETQQSSDTTYRVYDYDRTDEKGNKRELHLDKALDVITVPHRDHDLHFEKEAHEGAAITCFIRSEYFSVYKWEISGEGEFPKTAPYLLVSVIGGSGSVTVGDKSFPLKKGDHFILPNPVQSFRTEGKMEWIVSHP; encoded by the coding sequence ATGATGGAACCGATATTTTTGCAACCGGTTTTCAAAGAGCGGATATGGGGCGGGACGGCATTAAGGGATCGGTTCGGTTATGCCATCCCCTCGGATCATACCGGGGAATGCTGGGCGATATCCGGCCATCCGCACGGCCAGAGCACGGTGTTAAACGGCGAGTATAAAGGCATGGGATTGGGCGATCTCTGGAAAAAACACCGGAAGGAACTGTTCGGCGACGACCAAAACGAGGTCTTTCCGCTGTTGACCAAGATTTTGGACGCAAACAGCGACTTGAGCGTTCAGGTCCATCCCGATGACGAGTACGCCGGAATCCATGAGAATGGCGAATTGGGAAAAACCGAATGCTGGTACATTATCGATTGCAAACCGGGGGCGGAACTCGTTTACGGCCATCACGCAAAGACGAAGGAAGAGCTGGACTACATGATTAAAAACGGAGAATGGGACAGGCTGCTGCGAAGAGTTCCCATCCGGCCGGGCGATTTTTTGTTTGTGCCAAGCGGCACGATCCACGCCCTCTGTGAAGGGACCCTCGTTTTGGAAACCCAGCAAAGTTCCGATACGACCTACCGGGTGTACGACTATGACCGGACCGACGAAAAGGGAAACAAGCGGGAACTGCATTTGGACAAGGCATTGGATGTGATCACGGTTCCCCACCGGGACCACGATTTGCATTTCGAAAAGGAAGCCCATGAAGGGGCCGCCATCACCTGTTTCATCCGCTCCGAATATTTTTCCGTTTATAAATGGGAGATCTCCGGGGAAGGGGAATTCCCGAAAACGGCGCCCTATCTCCTGGTGAGCGTCATCGGCGGGAGCGGCAGTGTGACGGTCGGGGACAAAAGCTTCCCCTTGAAAAAGGGCGACCATTTCATCTTGCCGAATCCCGTCCAAAGCTTCCGTACGGAAGGAAAGATGGAGTGGATCGTGTCCCATCCTTGA
- a CDS encoding ABC transporter permease: protein MKGQLAKGTFKITKLILRQDRFKIIIWLAGILFTTLATALAYPSLYKTDEEIQAMALTLQNPAMVAMLGPGYPPEDYNTAVIFGHEMLLFTVVAVAVMNILMVGKTMRQDEEEGRIELVRSLPVGRLAYLNAAALEVFLVNGLLALLTGFGLGALDISGMDWESSFLYGCVLGAFGLAFAAVTSLFAQFMETARAATMFSFAFLIVAYIIRAAGDVSNETVSMISPLGWAVRTEVFYSNDWRPVIFALVFAAAAGVLAFYLNNIRDMGTGFLPERKGRSRASRFLQTLPGFVVRLERTQIISWGIGVFLLGASYGSIVNDLETYLQELDYLQVFLNSDSGNSLLEQFLGLVLAILSLIGSVPTLIVLFKLKSEEQKNRMEHFYSRPVSRYRMMAAFFGTAVGVSVLMQAMAALGLWSALYATMEEPLAAVDLFRSAFVYLPALWALAGAAVLIIGFFPKAANLLWLYLVYCFFVLYLKDLLDLPEWLTRLSVFEHIPDTLKENIDWLSLTVLTAIAAVAAAAGMIGYRRRDLAG from the coding sequence ATGAAAGGACAACTGGCGAAAGGGACATTCAAGATCACGAAGCTGATCCTCCGCCAAGACCGTTTCAAGATCATCATCTGGCTTGCGGGCATTCTCTTTACGACCTTGGCGACGGCGCTTGCCTATCCGTCCCTTTATAAAACTGATGAAGAAATCCAAGCCATGGCTTTAACGTTGCAAAATCCGGCAATGGTGGCCATGCTGGGACCCGGTTACCCGCCGGAGGACTATAACACGGCTGTAATATTTGGCCATGAAATGCTGTTGTTTACCGTGGTAGCCGTAGCTGTCATGAATATTTTAATGGTGGGAAAGACGATGCGGCAGGACGAAGAAGAGGGCAGGATCGAATTGGTCCGCTCCCTGCCCGTGGGAAGGCTCGCCTATTTGAACGCCGCCGCGTTGGAGGTATTCCTGGTCAACGGCTTGCTGGCCCTGCTGACCGGTTTCGGGCTAGGTGCGCTGGATATTTCCGGGATGGATTGGGAAAGCTCCTTCCTTTACGGATGCGTTCTCGGCGCGTTCGGATTGGCTTTTGCCGCCGTAACCTCCCTGTTCGCCCAGTTCATGGAGACGGCAAGGGCTGCGACAATGTTTTCCTTCGCCTTTTTAATCGTCGCTTACATCATCCGGGCCGCGGGGGACGTGTCGAACGAAACGGTTTCCATGATTTCTCCGCTCGGCTGGGCGGTCCGGACGGAGGTGTTTTACAGCAATGATTGGCGGCCCGTCATTTTTGCATTGGTTTTTGCCGCCGCCGCGGGGGTCCTGGCCTTTTATTTGAATAACATCCGCGACATGGGGACGGGATTTCTCCCGGAAAGAAAAGGCAGGAGCCGCGCTTCCCGCTTTTTGCAAACACTTCCCGGCTTCGTGGTTCGCCTGGAAAGAACGCAGATCATTTCATGGGGAATCGGCGTCTTTTTGTTGGGCGCTTCCTACGGGTCAATCGTGAACGATTTGGAAACCTATTTGCAGGAACTGGATTATTTGCAGGTTTTCTTGAACTCCGATTCCGGAAATTCCTTGCTTGAACAATTCCTGGGGCTGGTGCTGGCGATCCTGTCCTTGATCGGTTCCGTGCCGACGTTAATCGTCCTTTTCAAATTAAAAAGTGAAGAACAGAAAAACCGGATGGAACATTTTTACAGCCGCCCGGTGTCCCGCTATCGCATGATGGCGGCCTTCTTTGGAACGGCCGTCGGCGTTTCCGTTTTGATGCAAGCCATGGCTGCCCTCGGCCTTTGGTCCGCGCTGTATGCGACGATGGAGGAACCCCTGGCCGCGGTGGACCTGTTCCGATCGGCGTTCGTCTATTTGCCGGCGCTGTGGGCATTGGCGGGGGCGGCGGTTCTGATCATCGGGTTCTTTCCGAAGGCGGCGAACCTGCTTTGGTTATATTTGGTCTATTGTTTCTTCGTCCTTTATTTAAAGGATTTATTGGATTTGCCGGAATGGCTGACCCGTTTGTCCGTTTTTGAACATATTCCGGATACGTTGAAGGAAAATATCGACTGGCTTTCCTTGACCGTTCTGACGGCCATTGCGGCTGTGGCGGCGGCAGCGGGGATGATCGGCTACAGACGGAGGGATCTGGCCGGCTGA
- a CDS encoding ROK family protein, which yields MLLGSIEAGGTKFVCAIGTEDGKILDRITIPTRTPDETIPEVIAFFRKEKISALGIGSFGPIDVKKNSPTYGHILKTPKIPWQNYPFLQTLQDALEVPCGFTTDVNAAVLGEYVYGAGKDADSCLYVTVGTGIGAGAVFRGELLEGMSHPEMGHIIVRKSPDDPFEGICPFHRDCLEGLASGPAIEKRWGRKGAELADEKKVWELEAYYLAQAVVQYTMILMPEKIIIGGGVSNQAAIFPLIRRHVREMINGYITAPAVDEKISDYIVSPGLRGDSGIVGGLVLAKRALEQAG from the coding sequence ATGTTGCTCGGATCCATCGAAGCGGGAGGAACCAAATTCGTTTGCGCCATCGGGACGGAGGACGGAAAGATCTTAGACCGGATCACGATACCGACGCGGACGCCGGACGAAACCATCCCGGAAGTCATCGCCTTTTTTCGGAAAGAAAAGATCAGCGCATTGGGCATCGGCTCCTTCGGCCCCATCGACGTGAAGAAAAACAGCCCGACATACGGCCATATTTTGAAGACCCCGAAGATTCCCTGGCAAAACTATCCGTTTTTGCAAACGCTTCAGGACGCTCTGGAGGTGCCTTGCGGATTTACCACCGACGTCAATGCCGCCGTATTGGGGGAATATGTATATGGCGCGGGCAAAGATGCGGATTCATGCCTCTATGTGACCGTGGGAACGGGCATTGGCGCAGGAGCCGTTTTCCGCGGGGAATTGCTGGAAGGGATGTCCCACCCGGAAATGGGGCATATTATCGTCCGCAAGTCGCCGGACGACCCCTTCGAAGGCATATGCCCTTTCCATCGGGACTGTTTGGAGGGGCTTGCCTCCGGTCCGGCCATTGAAAAACGCTGGGGCAGGAAGGGAGCGGAGCTGGCGGACGAGAAGAAGGTGTGGGAGCTGGAGGCCTATTATCTTGCCCAGGCCGTTGTCCAATACACCATGATCCTGATGCCGGAAAAAATCATCATCGGCGGAGGCGTGTCCAATCAGGCAGCCATCTTCCCGCTCATCCGCCGGCATGTCCGGGAGATGATCAACGGATATATCACCGCTCCGGCCGTCGATGAAAAGATTTCCGATTATATCGTAAGTCCCGGTCTGCGGGGCGATTCCGGCATCGTCGGCGGGCTCGTTTTGGCCAAGCGGGCCTTGGAACAAGCCGGTTGA
- a CDS encoding Gfo/Idh/MocA family protein, giving the protein MIRFAVIGTNWITDKFIEAGYLAGDFQLAAVYSRTAERAKEFAGKYGVDTIFTDLEQMAKSDAFDAVYIASPNALHCEQAVLMMRHGKHVLCEKPLASNFREAQRMLDTARENRVLFMEALKTTFIPTFLSIKENLPKIGKIRRAFFNFCQYSSRYDAYKEGILLNAFNPAFSNGSLMDIGVYCLYPAVFLFGEPEKVLANAFMLESGVDGEGSVILSYRDMEAVLIHSKIANSFIPSEIQGEKGTIIIDKISSPAKATIVYNDGTREEIGRKQEENTMVYEVKEFVRLIREGKRESAVNSFETSLLTAKIMENIRRQIGLVFPADQK; this is encoded by the coding sequence ATGATCCGATTTGCCGTGATCGGAACGAATTGGATTACGGATAAATTCATTGAAGCCGGGTATCTCGCCGGAGACTTTCAGCTCGCCGCCGTCTATTCCCGCACGGCGGAGCGGGCGAAGGAATTCGCCGGGAAGTACGGGGTGGACACCATCTTTACCGACTTGGAGCAAATGGCAAAAAGCGACGCTTTCGACGCGGTTTATATCGCCAGCCCGAACGCCCTGCATTGCGAACAGGCCGTCCTCATGATGCGGCACGGGAAACATGTCCTTTGCGAAAAGCCGCTGGCCTCCAACTTCCGGGAAGCGCAACGGATGCTCGATACGGCAAGGGAAAACCGGGTGCTGTTCATGGAAGCCCTGAAAACGACCTTTATTCCGACTTTTTTGAGCATAAAAGAAAACTTGCCGAAAATCGGGAAGATCAGACGGGCGTTTTTTAATTTTTGCCAATACTCTTCCCGCTATGACGCCTATAAAGAAGGGATCCTGTTAAACGCCTTTAATCCCGCCTTCTCCAACGGAAGCCTGATGGATATCGGCGTTTATTGCCTGTATCCCGCCGTCTTTCTTTTCGGCGAACCGGAGAAGGTCCTGGCGAACGCCTTCATGCTCGAATCCGGCGTCGACGGGGAAGGGAGCGTCATTTTATCCTATCGGGACATGGAAGCCGTCCTGATCCACTCGAAGATCGCCAATTCCTTCATCCCGTCGGAAATCCAAGGGGAAAAAGGGACAATCATCATCGACAAGATCTCCTCCCCGGCCAAAGCGACGATCGTCTACAACGACGGCACAAGGGAAGAGATCGGCAGAAAACAGGAGGAGAATACCATGGTCTATGAGGTGAAGGAATTCGTCCGGCTGATCCGGGAAGGGAAGCGGGAATCGGCCGTGAACAGTTTTGAAACCTCCCTCCTGACCGCAAAGATCATGGAAAATATCCGCCGGCAGATCGGCCTCGTTTTCCCGGCGGACCAAAAATAA
- a CDS encoding AI-2E family transporter produces the protein MESEVKKIFQGTGWKRVIIFAILIFVLYLLRGIINIILLTFIFSFLMNGLERFISRRVPLNRKITIFILYSLAIFALTYGIVKYTPVFVNEITQLIRQLTDFYSKPQDNVVINFIVEQIKRYEITNYISVGVSFLVKYFSNIGTISLHVLLSLILSLFFLLEKERIIAFTGKFKDSKISSFYNEIEYFGRKFIRTFGKVIEAQFLIATVNTFLTVFFLWLMDFPQLFGLAIMIFFLGLIPVAGVIISLIPLCFIAYSIGGVIKVVYVLIMIAVIHAIEAYILNPKFMSAKTNLPVFYTFIVLIFGEHFFGVWGMILGIPIFVFILDVLGIKTIETPEKDGAEKKEEVSA, from the coding sequence GTGGAATCTGAAGTAAAAAAGATTTTTCAAGGTACCGGATGGAAGCGGGTTATTATTTTTGCCATATTAATCTTTGTTCTTTACCTGTTGCGGGGGATCATCAACATCATTTTATTGACCTTCATTTTTTCCTTTTTGATGAACGGCCTGGAAAGGTTTATTTCCAGACGGGTGCCGCTCAACAGGAAAATTACGATTTTTATATTGTACTCTTTAGCCATTTTCGCTTTAACATACGGGATCGTAAAATATACGCCGGTATTCGTGAACGAAATCACCCAGCTGATCAGACAGCTGACCGATTTTTACTCCAAGCCCCAGGACAATGTCGTCATCAACTTCATCGTCGAACAGATCAAGCGGTATGAAATTACCAATTATATCAGCGTCGGCGTTTCATTTTTGGTCAAATATTTCAGCAATATCGGCACAATCAGCCTGCATGTGCTGCTATCCTTGATTTTAAGCCTGTTCTTTCTGCTGGAAAAGGAAAGGATCATCGCCTTTACCGGCAAGTTCAAGGACAGCAAGATCAGTTCCTTTTACAATGAAATCGAGTATTTCGGGAGGAAATTCATCCGGACCTTCGGCAAGGTGATCGAAGCCCAATTTTTGATCGCCACGGTCAACACCTTCTTGACGGTCTTTTTCCTCTGGCTGATGGATTTTCCGCAATTGTTCGGGCTCGCGATCATGATCTTTTTCCTCGGGCTGATTCCCGTGGCCGGCGTCATCATTTCCCTGATCCCCTTATGTTTTATCGCTTACAGCATCGGCGGCGTCATCAAAGTGGTTTATGTGCTGATCATGATCGCCGTCATCCACGCCATTGAGGCCTATATTTTGAATCCGAAATTTATGTCGGCGAAAACGAATCTCCCCGTTTTTTATACCTTCATCGTTTTGATTTTCGGCGAGCATTTTTTCGGGGTATGGGGGATGATCCTCGGGATCCCGATTTTCGTCTTCATTTTGGATGTGCTGGGGATCAAAACCATCGAGACCCCGGAAAAAGACGGGGCGGAAAAGAAAGAGGAAGTATCTGCTTAA
- a CDS encoding HD domain-containing phosphohydrolase produces the protein MQFNQYGLVLHKNGEALENISYKGIQFQLLASYDGTEVIKHTLDQGTKWTIISSSDWNGLEFLYVLKGSLLVTVDEKKLEIHAGDNLSLAPVKKTCIFEAQKPTEFIYVSSRPVFKNYTDLVEQLKQLGIIVEEKDGYTADHCVRIKEFSLSIGKMLNLSQKELYVLHLGSFLHDIGKVKIPDSILQKPGKLTKEEWDIIKMHPIYGRDILLDSKLPMLMQAATIVEQHHERYDGKGYPFGLKGEEISIGAAIVAVADSLDAMTTDRVYRKARTWEEAVQEIKRGSGTLYNPRVVDAFLAIESNLKKMGGFV, from the coding sequence ATGCAATTTAATCAATACGGATTAGTTCTGCACAAGAACGGGGAGGCTTTGGAAAATATCTCTTATAAAGGAATACAGTTTCAATTGCTCGCTTCCTATGACGGTACAGAAGTCATCAAACACACCTTGGATCAAGGGACAAAATGGACGATTATCTCTTCCAGCGATTGGAACGGGTTGGAATTTTTATATGTGCTGAAAGGCTCCTTGCTCGTCACGGTGGACGAAAAAAAGCTGGAAATCCATGCCGGTGACAACCTGTCATTGGCCCCGGTTAAGAAAACGTGCATCTTCGAGGCGCAAAAACCGACGGAATTCATTTACGTATCTTCACGGCCCGTTTTCAAAAATTACACGGATCTTGTCGAACAATTGAAACAGCTGGGCATCATCGTCGAAGAAAAAGACGGTTATACGGCCGACCATTGCGTACGGATCAAGGAGTTTTCCTTAAGCATCGGAAAGATGCTGAATCTGTCGCAAAAAGAATTGTACGTCCTCCATCTCGGGTCCTTTCTCCATGATATCGGCAAGGTGAAAATCCCCGATTCCATCTTGCAAAAACCCGGAAAACTCACAAAGGAAGAATGGGACATCATCAAGATGCATCCGATTTACGGCAGGGACATTTTGCTGGACTCCAAACTGCCGATGCTCATGCAGGCGGCAACCATCGTGGAACAGCATCACGAACGTTATGACGGGAAAGGCTATCCCTTCGGTCTGAAAGGGGAGGAAATCTCCATCGGCGCCGCCATCGTCGCCGTCGCCGACTCGTTGGATGCGATGACCACGGACCGGGTTTACCGGAAAGCGCGAACTTGGGAAGAAGCCGTGCAGGAAATTAAGAGAGGTAGCGGAACGCTCTATAACCCCAGGGTTGTGGATGCGTTTTTAGCTATAGAATCCAATTTAAAAAAGATGGGAGGATTTGTATGA
- a CDS encoding ABC transporter ATP-binding protein, with translation MSMVEVKGLTKKFGKFTALDHVDLTIEEGEIYGFIGPNGAGKSTTIRIMLGMLKPTEGEVKIFGKDAWKDAVEIHKRIAYVPGDVNLWPNLTGGEVIDLLLKMRGRVDARKRDELLERFDLDPTKKCRTYSKGNRQKVALVAAFASDADLYILDEPTSGLDPLMERIFQECVREVRDAGKSVFLSSHILSEVEKLCEKVAIIRQGRIIDSGTLADLRHLTRNHMTVETKEPVHGLENLKGVHHLVMENLRISFQVDTEEMDGVIRHLSQFGIQKLECTPPTLEDLFLRHYEGSERSASGIGEE, from the coding sequence ATGAGCATGGTGGAAGTGAAGGGTTTAACGAAAAAATTCGGGAAATTTACCGCCCTTGACCATGTCGATCTCACGATCGAGGAAGGGGAAATCTACGGGTTCATCGGACCGAACGGCGCGGGGAAATCGACGACGATACGGATCATGCTCGGGATGCTGAAACCGACGGAAGGGGAAGTGAAAATCTTCGGCAAAGATGCCTGGAAGGACGCGGTGGAGATTCATAAGCGCATCGCCTATGTCCCCGGGGATGTCAATCTTTGGCCGAATTTAACCGGCGGCGAAGTGATCGATCTGTTGTTGAAGATGAGAGGAAGGGTGGATGCCCGGAAACGGGATGAACTTCTGGAGAGATTTGATCTCGACCCGACGAAGAAATGCCGGACCTATTCCAAGGGAAACCGGCAAAAGGTCGCCCTTGTGGCCGCCTTTGCCTCCGATGCGGATCTCTATATTTTGGATGAGCCCACCTCCGGTTTGGATCCGCTGATGGAGCGCATCTTCCAGGAATGCGTCCGGGAAGTGCGGGATGCTGGAAAAAGCGTGTTTTTGTCCAGCCATATTTTATCGGAAGTGGAAAAGCTGTGCGAAAAGGTGGCCATCATCCGCCAGGGGCGGATCATCGATTCGGGGACGCTGGCCGACCTGCGCCATCTCACCCGCAACCATATGACCGTGGAAACGAAGGAGCCGGTTCACGGCTTGGAGAACCTGAAAGGCGTCCATCATCTCGTCATGGAAAATTTGCGGATCTCCTTCCAAGTCGATACGGAAGAAATGGACGGGGTGATCCGCCATTTGAGCCAGTTCGGGATCCAGAAGCTGGAATGCACCCCGCCCACCTTGGAAGATTTGTTCTTGCGCCATTATGAAGGATCGGAGCGGTCCGCATCCGGAATCGGGGAGGAATGA